ATCCGATTACTGCAGGCGCAGATGCCTCACGTGCTCAGTTTGAGTTTCTGTCGCAGCAGCCGCCATCCATGAATACTCCGTCAGCCGACACGAGATAGATGGTATAGAGGACTTGCTGCTGCTATGGTTTACCGGTGGTTACGCGGAGGCTAAGTCAGGCCGGCCAATGCAGCGCGAGACCGCAGGGCCGGATGCATTCCACGATCCGGAATAAGCTTCTTACTCCGCACGGAGGAATAACGGATGGCAAAATATCTGGGGGCGCTCGACCAGGGCACAACGAGCACGCGATTTATCATCTTCGATCGGATTGGGCGCGCGGTGAGCATGGCTCAGAAAGAACACGAGCAGATCTATCCCGCGCCAGGATGGGTCGAGCACAATCCCTGCGAGATCTGGCAGCGCACCCAGGAGGTGATTGCCGAAGCGTGCTCGAAGGGATCTGTGGCGTCCGAGGATATCGCATCAGTTGGCATCACCAACCAGCGCGAAACTACGGTAGTTTGGGACCGCCGAACAGGTGAACCCGTGACCAACGCTCTGGTTTGGCAGGACACGCGTGTAGGAGAGTATGTTGCGGCTCTCACTGCCGAGGGCGGTCAGGATAGATTCCGCGAGAAGACGGGTTTGCCGCTGGCGACATACTTCAGTGGCCTGAAGATCCGCTGGATACTCGACCACATTGACGGAGCGCGAGCCCGCGCAGAACGCGGCGATCTTCTGTTTGGCAACATCGACACGTACCTGCTATGGAACATCACAGGCGGCATCGATGGCGGCGTACACCGCACGGACGTGACCAACGCGAGCCGCACGCAGCTGATGGATTTATCAACCCTTGCATGGGACGACGAGATGCTGCGGGAGTTCGAGATTCCGCAAGCGATGATGCCAGAGATCTGCCCCAGCAGCCACGACTTCGGCGAGATAAAAGTTGGCTGCCTCAGCGGACTGCGGATTGGTGGCATCCTCGGCGACCAGCAAGCGGCCCTGGTCGGCCAGACCTGCTTTAAGCCCGGACAACTCAAGAACACTTACGGGACAGGCTGTTTTCTGGTGATGAACACCGGTTCAAACAAGGTGCTGTCGCAGAACGGACTGCTCACAACGATTGCTTATCAATTCGGCGATCAGCCGGTGGTCTATGCGCTCGAGGGCAGTATCGCAATCACGGGCGCACTGGTGCAGTGGGTGCGGGATAATCTCGGTCTGATCCAGAGGAGCGAGGAAATAGAGCCGCTGGCGAAGTCTGTCACAGACAACGGTGGAGTCTACTTCGTGCCTGCCTTCTCTGGGCTTTACGCGCCATACTGGAAAGATGATGCGCGGGGTGTAATCGTCGGGCTGACGCGTTACGCGAACCGCGGACACATCGCGCGTGCGGTGCTCGAGGCGACGGCTTTTCAGACACGCGAGGTGATCGAGGCGATGGAAGCGGATTCGCATATTCGGCTCGACCAATTGCGCACAGATGGCGGCATGGTCGCTAATGATCTGCTGATGCAATTCCAGGCTGACCTGCTGGACCGGCGTGTACTCCGTCCCTCTATGCGCGAGACCACGGCGCTCGGCGCAGCTTACGCTGCTGGCTTGCACTGCGGCTTCTACAAGGACACAGACGATCTCGTTGCAAACTGGTCTGTCGATAAAACGTGGGAGCCACGCTGTGACGAGCACGAACGTGAGCGGCTCTTCCGCCAATGGAAGAAGGCAGTTACGCGATCTTTCAATTGGGTCGACTGAACCGGTTTGCAAGTATTAGCAACAATAAAAGGCAAGATCACAGGACGAGCGCACATGAGAAAAACATTCTTGGGTGAACTGATATCAGAAGCCGTGGCGGTGGGCATCATTATCGCGATCGGCGACTCTGTCGCTGCGATGTACGGCCTCTACGACCCAAGCCCTTACCAGCAGGCCTACTGGGGCGTCTGCATCGCGTGGGGTCTGGCAGTCACGATTGCAATCTACACAACTGCCTCGGTAAGCGGCTGTCACGCGAACCCGGCTGTCACGCTTGCGCTAGCCCTCTATAGGAAGTTCTCGTGGAGAAAAGTACTGCCGTACTTTGGTGCGCAGACGCTGGGAGGATTCGCGGGCGCGTGCTTCGTGTATGCGATCTACGTCCCTGTTATCAATCTCTTCAACGCGACACATCATATCGCGCGAAATGCCGGCGGGGCTGCAGGCGTGTTTTTCACGCATCCTGGCCTTGCGGTCACGCCGCGCCATGCCTTCATGGATGAGATATTGCTAACCGCGCTCCTCATCTTCGGGATCTTCGCGATCACGGAAAAGTACAATGAACAGGCGCCCGGAGCGAACTCCGGCGCGCTCATCATCGGCTTTCTTGTCGCGGCGATCGGCGCTTCGATGGGCTATCTCGAGGCGTGGGCGTTGAATCCGGCGCGTGATTTCGGACCTCGTCTGTTCTGTTTCTTTGCGGGCTGGGGCGCCGCGGCCTTCCCTTCCCCGCAGAACTATTGGTGGATACCAATTGCCGGGCCGCTGCTTGGCGGGGCGCTCGGCGGCATAGCCTACCAAATCCTGATCCATCCATATTTACCTGCACGTATTCGGGCTTCGGCGCAGATCATCGCAGGCGATCAGCCGATGGGGATTCCCGCAGGTACACCGGAATTAGCATCGGCAGCCCTGCCAGAAACGAAGTAGAACTGCTGTGCAAGTTCGATGAAGCGCCGCGTTTCCCGCTCGACCCATTCGGGGCCACGGCCCAACTCGGCTGCTAGAAGTCTGGCGACGGCAGGTGCCGATCGCTGCGCCGCCCTGGCGTCTAACAGCAATGCACGCGTTCTGCGCGAAAGCACATCCTCGACGGTGCGAGCCATCTCATAGCGTGCAGCGAAGATCACTTCCGCGTGCGTGAAAGGCAATTCTGGATCCAGAAGGGTCGCCATCTGCGGATCGGATACCCACATATCAGAGATCTCGGCGGCTTCAGTGCCATAGCGCGACAACGGAGAAGTCGATGGACTCTGTTCGGGCGCGCCGTGCAGGCGAACTGAACGTGTAACGCAGGGCCGATCAGGTAAAACTCCGTGACCGATCGCAGTGGAAAGAGTGTCTTCCGCCATCCGGCGATACGTCGTCCACTTGCCTCCAGCCACTGTAATGAGGCCGCTCGCTGCAACCTCGATCGTGTGCTCGCGAGAGAGTTTGGAGGTCTTCGCCTGACCGCCAGTGACGAGCGGCCGTAGGCCTGAGAAGACGCTGAGGATATCGGCGCGCTCCAGAGGACGCGCAAGGTACGGATTGATCGTCTCGAGCAGGAAATCGATCTCGCGTGCCTCGTGACCTGGTTCGATCGCAACAGAGGAAGCAGGCAGATCAGTTGTGCCGATCACGACTTTGCCCAGCCACGGAATCGCGAAGATGATCCGGCCGTCGCGAGTTTTGGGCACCATGATCGCATTTCCATTCCCAAGTACCTCACCAGGCACAACAATGTGCGTACCGCGGCTCACCGACAGCATGTGTGGACTCGATGGCTGATCCTGCCTGCGCAAGTCATCTACAAAAATCCCTGTAGCGTTGATGAAAACACTGGCGTGAACCTCGACGGAATGGCCTGTCTCGATATCCTCCACTGTGACACTGCTAAGCTTAGCGCCTTGCTTATGCAGCCCCGTACAACGGGCATAGTTGAGCACGGTAGCTCCGTGATCCTCTGCCGTGCGCGCGAGTGCCAACGCGAGCCGGGCGTCGTCGAACTGGCCGTCGTAATACAACAGACTTCCTCTCAACCCTTTTGTAGCGATGCCAGGCACGCGCTCGAGCGTCTCTCCTGCTGAAAGGACACGCGTCGGACCAAGCGATGATTTACCGCTAAGCACTTCATATGCCTTCAGGCCAATGCTGTAGTAGGGCAGATCGAACCACTTGTAGGCAGGTGTGACGAATGGCAGCGCGTGAACAAGGTGCGGTGCGTTCTCTAGCATGATCTTTCGTTCGCGAAGCGCTTCATAGACCAGGTGCAACTGCCCGCTGACGAGGTACCGCACACCTCCGTGCACCAGCTTGGTCGCGCGGCTGGAAGTCGCCTGCGCGAAGTCTCCGGCCTCGACAAGAGCGGTGCGAAAGCCGCGGGTTGCGGCGTCCACAGCAAGTCCTAGCCCTGTGGCCCCGCCACCGACGATCACAATATCCAGCTTGTCCTTATTCGACTCTTCCAGCCGTGCGAACTTTTCGGCGCGTGTGCTCATTCAACTCTCCGCAATCGCGTGTCCACGGAAAAACAAGAAAGCCGCCCGTGAATTCTGCCAATTCCTGCAGAACTCTCGGGCGGCTTTCAGAACTCTGCCGCAGCAGCAGTGAGGCTACATGCTTTATCCCGTGAAACGCAAGTGCTAGGAGATTGACCATAGTTGCGGATTACCGGTGGAGACAGCATCCAGTCCTTGTCGGATCAGTGAATCTGCCTCTTCCAGCCCCGAGATCAGCCCGCCGCCAACAGCTGCAATGTTTGGATAATCCTGCCTCAATGCAGGCAACATTCGTGGCGCGACGGGAGCCGGCAACAACTCTAGTGCGTCGGGAACAAACCTGTGCAGAGATCGCATAGTGCTGCTCACCGAGTCCGAGTCGATCATGAATGTTCGCTGCACGGCATACAAGCCGTGACTGCGCGCAAGGTTCAACACATCGGTATGCGTGGAGATGATGCCTGCGCAGCCGCTCGCCGCGACGTATGCGACCGACTCACTGTGACGCGAAAGGCCGGCAAACAGGTCAAGGTTGACCAGCACCTCCTTATCCTGCTCACGCAGCGTATGCAGATATTCATCCAACGTCGAAAGGGCCGCGGCCAGCAAGTAAACCACGCGAGACGGTGCGGCAGCAGCAGCTGACAGATCGGTCAGCGAGCGAAGCGCCGGGATCACTGGATACGTGCGCAACAAATGCCGCAGCTGGCCCGGGTCGTGCTCCGAAATTCGCGGGCCGATCGCATCTTTAGTTCGACGAGTCATATCCATTCCTTTTGCACCAAGGTAGCAGGACGACGAAGGCCCATTTGCCGCGCAACGAGCCCGACCTGCAATTCGGGCGCTAACATGTGACCAACGGGAACACATCCCCTGACAGACTAATGAAATCCATGCTCTTCACGTTCGTGCTCCTGCTTCAAGCTTCTGGAGCTCAAGAGCCATTTCGCGAGACCCACTCCGCCATGGGAACCATATTCACTTTGGATATTTATGCGCGTGACGAGCCTAGTGCCGCACAACTCTCGCAGGATGCCTTCGATGTCATAGATCGCATCGACGAGGAGTTGAGCAACTATATGCCGTCCAGCGAGCTATCGCGCATCAGCCGCGACGCCGGCTCGCATCCAGTCACTACTGATCCAGAGACCTTCGCATTCATCGAACGCTCCCTCTACTGGAGCCGCGAGTCGAATGGAGCCTTCGACATCACCGTGGGGCCGCTACTGCGCGCGTGGGGATTCTTCTTCCACAGCGGTCGTGTGCCTTCAGATGCGGAGCTCCTGGCACTTCGCGACAAAATAGGCTGGCGTAACATCATGCTGGATAGCACAACGCGAACCGTGCGATTTCGCAACGGCATGCCGATGGACCTTGACCCCGGCAGCATCGGCAAGGGATTCGCTGTGGACCGAGCTGTTGCGCGTCTGCGAGAAGATGGCGTCACAGCAGCACTGCTTTCGGCGGGAGGCAGCACGCTTTATGCCATCGGTGCTCCGCCGGGTGAATTTGGATGGCCCGTGCTCGTCCCCGATCCACACAAAGCAGGTGCCGTGGCGAGCAAAGTCTTACTCAAAGACGAGTCTCTTTCTACCGGAGCATGCACAGAGAAATTCTTCATCCACGACGGCCACCGCTACTGCCATATCTTCAATCCGCACACGATGCGCCCCGTCGAAGGCATGCTTCAGACCACTGTCATCGATCCCAGTGCGACGGACAGTGACGCGCTATCCACAGTTGCTTTTGTGCTCACACCGGCAGAGTCGAAAGAATTCTTCTCGGCCCTCCCGAGGACACGAATGCTTCTCTTCACACAGACTCCCAATCCTGGTTGCCTGGCCGTCCACTGGCCGGAATCTCCGTGTCCTGATGTCAAACTCCGACCGCACAAGAAAGTATCCCCTCGTGAGTAATGTAATGATCGACCGTCGCGTTTTCCTCCAGACACTCTCTGCTTCCGCCGTAGGAATGACTATGCCGGCAGCCCTCTCGGCCGATCCGCAGGCGAGCCTTCCAGCCGATGTTGAGACAGCGCGCCAGACCGCCATTAACAATGAGAAATCGCCCGTACGCCTGGGTATCATCGGCGCGGGGAGCCGTGGCAAAGAACTTGTGCGCAGTTTCCTCCGAACTCCGGGCGTTCGCATTGCCGCTGCGGCGGACGTTTATCCCCCACGCTTTGCCGAGGTTGATGAAGTTTGTGGGTACGAGGTCCCCCGGCACGCGGACCACCGCCATCTACTGGAACGTAAAGACCTCGATGCAGTCGTTATCGCAACTCCTCTCGGTCTCCATGGAGAACACGTACTCGATTCGATCGCTGCCGGCCACCATGTCTACGGAGAAAAAGTCCTGGCATATACCCTTGCCGAGGCGAAGCAGATCGTCGACGCCACCGAGCAGCAGAAGCGCATCTTCCAGATCGGGCATCAATACCGCTACTCGCCATGGATTCGTGCAGCCGTCGCTCGTGTTCAGCGCGGTGAGATCGGCGAAGTCACGCTCATCCAGGGCTATTGGCACCGCAACAGCGACTGGCGCAGACCCGTGCCCGATCCATCTCTGGAACGCCTCATCAATTGGCGGCTTTACAATCAGTGGTCGCTTGGACTTATCGCTGAACTGGGTTCACATCACATCGATCTAGCCAATTGGGTGTTCGGTGCTACACCGGTAACCGCGCTCGGCTCAGGATCGATCTGTCGCTATCATGATGGCCGCGAGACCGACGACAACGCACAGGCCATCCTCACCTATCCCGGTGGCCGGCACTTCGTCTTCACTTCAGTCACAGACAACGCCAAGATGGGCGACCAGATCTGGTTTTATGGCTCCAAAGGGTCGCTGAACATCACACTTCAGGATGCAACCTTCTTCTACGAGCCGAAGAAGATCGAACGTATCGCGCGGGATGCCAAGGGCGTGATCACCACCGCTTCCTACAATCCCAGCAATGAGATGCCTTATCGCGGTGCCGGCAGTCCTGTGCAAGTAACCAACGAAGATCCCACGACCGCGGCGACGCGCGCATTCATCTACTGCGTCCGGCATAACGTCGATCCAATTGCCAACGTGCACGTCGGATATAACTCTGCCATTGGCGTGATTCACGCCTGCGAATCAAGGAAGACGCACGCTGAGGTCACAATCACGGTTTGAAGCCATTCAGCCGTGTTCTTCGCGGCGGTTGAGCCAGGCGCACTACAATTGAATTAATGAATTACCCCAAAAGCCTTGACCTCGTTGGCGTGGGCCTGAATGCGACGGACACTTTGATCCGCCTATCCGAGTTTCCCCAGCGCGGGTCGAAGCTCGAATATGACGCAGAATCTCTTATGCCTGGCGGACAGGTCGCATCGACCGTCGTTGCGTGTCAGACCTGGGGCCTACGCACGCGCTATGTTGGGAAGCTCGGCGATGACGACGCGTCGCGTTTGCACGGTCGTGAGTTCGACCGGACGGGAGTTGAAGCCAAGCTCATCAACGTAAAAGGCGCCGCAAGCCCAAAATCGCTGATCATGGTTGACCCAGAGGGCGAACGAACCGTGTTGTGCCGTCGGGATGAACGGCTGATTCTTCAACCCGAAGAGCTGCGCCGCGATTGGATTACGGATGCTCGTGCACTCCATGTCGATGGGCACGATACGGCTGCGGCGATCCAGGCGGCCAGTTGGGCTCGCGAAGCTGGACTCGCTGTAATTGCCGACCTCGATGAAATCTATCCAGGTGTCGATGCACTAATCGAGAAGATCGATTATCTGATCGTCAGCCGCGACTTCCCTGCCCGTTTAACCGGCGAAAGAAATCTTGTTAAGGCTCTTCGTGAGATCCAGGCCCGCTATGGATGCCAGCTCACAGCAGCCACTCTCGGGCCGGGCGGCGTGCTCGCGTGGAATGGAGAGAGCGTCCATTACGCGCCTGCCTATCGCGTTCCGGTAGTCGACACGACTGGAGCAGGCGATATCTTTCACGCCGGCTTCATCTTTGCGCTGCTGCACGGATGGCCGCTGGAGCGCCAGCTCGATTTCGCATGCGCCGCCGCCGCGATGAACTGCATGGCGGAGGGTGCGCGAGGCGGGATCAGCAGCGTGGATTCTATCCTCAACTTTATGCAAACAACTCCGCACTATGACGAGAGCGTCGAGCAGGTCCTGCAAACAGAATTGTCATTCTAACTTGAGTTTGCCCGCGCCGACGCGATAACTCACCAAGCGATCTTGTTCGGAAAGAACTCTGCAAACAGCTCGTCGTAATACGGCTTAAGCTCCTGCAGGTTGGGCTTGGTGTGACCCTTTGAATAAAGATCGTATGGGTTGAACTTCAGCACCCACGGCAACATCGCCCGGTCCTGCTCATTGCAAAGATAGTCATACGCACCGTGCCGGTGCCAGGCATAGAACGAGTGATAGCGCAGCATATAAAGCGCTTCCATCGGAAGATAACTCTTCATTACCTCGTAGATGTAGCCATCGTGACCGAAGGACAGCTTTACGTTGTCCAGGCCACAGTTCGGCTCGTAAATGCCGTACTTAGTCTGATAGGCCGGATTGTTATAGTCCGGATTATCGCGGAAATACTCGGGAAATACGACAGCCTCGGAGTACGCGCACCCGGTCGGAAATGTGTCGCCTACAACACCCCACTGCGGCTCGCCATATAGGCAGAGACACTTGCCAAGATCGTGCACGAAACCGGTAGCCACCATCCACCGCGGATGTCCATCCCGGCGAATCGCTTCGGATGTCTGCAAGAGATGCTCGAGTTGCGTGAGATCTGTATCCGGGTCGCTGTCGTCAACCAGTGTGTTCAAATACTCCGCCGCCTCCCAGATGCTCTTCTGCCCTCGGGTCAGCCCGAAATACTCTTTCTCCTTCGCCAGCACGTACTCATGGGTTTGAAACGTGTGGTTCAGGCGATAGAACTCGGCCACGCCAGGATTCGCCGTTGCATCGTATTGCCGAAACTCCTCCTGCGACTTGCCTTCCTTGTATCGACCTTCAAGGAACTCGTCCCACTCCTCCATATCGGCTGACAGGGGGTTCTGCTTGGCTGAATCGAGCTGCGTTGCTGTGCTCATCGATCGACTCCAGGGGATCTCAAAAAGATCCTACGTTACCGGTAACTATAAGGAGTTTGCTCTATAATTGGCAAGCGCTAAATCGGCCCACTAGCGACCTGGGCCGTTCCATTGCGCCCCGAACTGTGCCTGAAGGAGGCTCCGGCTTGCGAACCAGGAACACCGCGAAAGCTGTACTGACTGACGTGCAATTCTGGATTCCTCTCGGCGTGCTCATCTTTGGCATCGTCCTCCTGGTTTGGCTTCATTAATCCGACGGAGCAGATCGCGAACACTCTATGCCGACTCAAATCGACACCTCCTCCTCGCGATTCGCCGGATCCACTCACGTACTTGGAGTGCTCTGCGGCCTGACCGCCGGCGTCTGGCTGGGCGCAGCTGAAGCCCCCACAAAGCTCGTTCACGCTGGTTTTTCTCCTTTCGCGATCTCGCTCTGCATGGTGACTGGCGTCTTCACAGCGCGCTGGACCTTCCCCACCCTGCTTAAGGGAACGAGTTATGTCTTCCGCGACCTGATGTGCAGAGCGCATCTTTTGATCTGGGCAATCCTTGCTGGAGCGCTCTGGGCAGTGGCCAACACACTTACCGTCTTCGCTATCCGCGACGTTGGCCTCTCGATAGCCTTTCCCATGTGGAATACGAACTCCCTCGTCGGGCTTCTCTGGGGACGCGTGCTCTTCCGCGAACTCGATGGCGCCGACGGCCGAACGATCGCCAAAGTCGTCACCGGTGCAGCGTGTATTGTTGTGGCCGCGATCATGCTTGGCTTCAGCACGGTTCACGGAGGAAGTTCAACCGGTCACAACGCAGTCGGCGGCATTCTCGCAGCGTTCGGAGCCAGCCTGATGTGGGGCACAATGTACGTGCCCTACCGCAAGGCGTATCTCAGCGGCATGAATCCTCTCTCCTTCGTGACGGCGTTCACCGTCGGCGAGCTCGTCACCATGCTTCTCCTCACCTGGACACTCGACGGAGGGCGCCACTCCTCCGCTTTCCAGATCGTGCACTCCGGTCAGGTTCTCTTCTGGCTCTTCCTCGGCGGATTCGTCTGGGTCATCGGCGACATGTTTCAGCAGTTTGCCGCAAAATATCTCGGCATCGGCCGCGGCATTCCGCTGTCCAACACCAACCAGCTTTGGGGACTCGCCTGGGGTGCGCTGGTATTCGGAGAACTGGCCGGCGCTGATCATCTCCACAAGCTGCTCGTCCTGGGCGGATCGCTCATCATGATCGTCGGCGCTCTGTTTATCAGCACTGCGAAAGCATCTGCGGGAGAACATTCATCTCGTAATGACGCGCTTGAGCGAGAATGCAATCGTTACGGCCTCAACTATAACGAGGTGCTCGTCGCCCAAAGTGGAGACGAGTTCGGCCATGGCCCCGATCGCCGCCGTTGGTGGGACTACGCCATCGTCATTTCGGCTACCGCCATCTTTATCTGGCTTGCGTGTAGAGCTTCCATCCCTCCGCTTGCAATGAACTTGCATTGGATCGCCGTCCTTGCAGTCATTCTGATCGCAAGTCTGATCGGCTGCGGATACCGCCTCTATACGCAGACCCGCTTCAGCTAAACGCTACCGAGCGTTCCCCGCCGTAACCCAATTCACGTAAATCGGATTCCCTACCAGCGCGACCTGCCCCGACGCATCGTGAACCTCAAGGAGAAACCAGCTTCGGCTTGATCCCGCCGTCACGGTCCAATGCAGCGAAGCGTGATCACCATGGATCGTTTGTGCGGGAGCACTCGTGCCGCCGCCCTCGACGAGTTGCGCCGAATCGCCGTCACATCCGTCGATCCGAACATCAACGGCGATCTGTTCGCCGGCCTTTGCGTCAAGAAGACCGCCCATTACAGCCGAAGCCGACGAAGTGTGGCCGGACATGTCCAGCATCCGATTGCGCGTTCCGGCGACATCAATGAACACTCGCCCTGAGCGAATACCCTCGAGAATCGCAGGTGTCGACAAGTCTCTCGCGTACACCACCGTCGTCGGGTGACCGACCGCGTTGGTCGCATCAGGAGGAAGCAGAGGTTGATGGTTGTCGCTGCCTCCGATCGCGGTCAGCCGATGCCCAAGATTCAACTGCTCCTGCCAGAATGGAATGCCTGACTCCGCCGGATCTTCGCCCCCGCCGTTCACCGCCTCTATACCGGTGAAGTAATGCATCTGGACAGGACTCTCCGGCGTCCACCGACATCCCATACAAATTTCACCGCCCGGCGCGTTCGGGTGGTTAATAGACAGCAGCGCCCCAAGCCTTTGCGCATTCTGGAGGAGAACGTCCAGTGTTGGAACAGCTTTGCTGCCGACGCGGAAATCTAGAAAATCTGTCGTCCCCAGAAAGTTAATATGGCCCTGAAATGTCGTAATCTCGCGCCCCGGGATCAGCAGCACATTATTGAAATAAGGCTGCAGTTCGCGCATCGCGTCATATTGCGACATCGCGTTATGGTCCGTGATTGCAATGAAGTCGAGGCCGCGCCGCTCTGCCGCTTCGACCGTCATGAAGACGGGGCACGGCACCATCTGCCCAGATTGATTCGGGCAATGTCCGTCGCTGTGAGCAGTGTGCATGTGCAGATCGCCGCGGTACCAGGCTGGTCCTGAGCGCAGTGGTTCGCGCAAAATCGCCGGTTCGTCGCTGACCAACCCCGAACGAGAAAGAAAAACCGTAGCCGTGTAATGTGCCGTCACGTGAGCACGGATGTTAGGAACGCCGATAAGAATGTTCCACTCACCCGCCGGAATAGGACCGGGAAGACATGATGGAGTCGCGTCAGCCAGCCCCACCGTGAGTGTAGATTTGTTTCCACCGCTCCAGCATCTCAGCTCGGACGGATCCTCCAGCCCGAGATCAAGCGCAGTCTTCTGCTCGCGCCCCGTGTAGCTAAAGGTTATGGTGACGCGGTGCACGCCGCTCGGAACGTGGAAAGGAACTTCGATGTAACTGTGGTTCTGCGAGCCCAACACCACGCCATGGAGCGTGATGTCCGGCTTCGAAAGATCAGTCGATGAGACCGATTGTGCAGTGGCGACCCGCGCCTGATGCCACGCGAGCGGAAATCCGAGAGCGAGGAGCCACGCTTGCTTTGTCAGGAATCTCGACGAGACAAACATGTTCCTCGCTAACCCGGCCAGGTACTCGTGACGCTTGTTAGTAGACCAGCTTCAACGCGAACTGCAACGTGCGTGCGCCGTTATTGCCGTTGCTGTTCTTTGTACTGGTGATGGGACTGAATCGGCTGCCAATCGTGTTCGAGCCCAGCTTCGGGCTGGTAAAGTTCAGGTTCCCCGGTGTGCGAAGTCCGGCGCGTTCGTTGTGTTTAATGCCTCCGCACGGAATTCCACACGGAAAGATTCCGTTATCGCGAACGACAAAGCCTGAAAGTGAGTGCCGCATCCGACGAATTCTTGCGTTCGCTTTCTTTTGGCAACCCGACCATTAAAAATGGGTCTATATATATATGACTGTCAATAGATTATTTTCTATTCGATTAAATCGAACACACTGACGCGCCGCCCGGCTCTCCAACAATCAATTCAATGGGTTATGCGCCGCACATTATCGGCGCGGAGAGGCCGATACACTTCCGTTTCCACGATGCTGAGGATCGGCGGCTCAGTCTTCCCCACAACTTGGCCGTTGAGCTCGACAAGCCCCGGCGTGGGCGAGTCAAGGATGGGCTTCGTCAGTCCCGCGAGCTTCGGATGCGGATCGTTCTTGAGCAGCTCGAAAATGACAACGTCGTTCTTCCCTTTCTTCAACCACACTCCTGGGACGTAGAGAGTAGCCTGCGGGCCGATGTTCCAGAATCTGCCCAGAGCGTGGCCATTAATCCAGACTGCTCCCATGCCAAGTGCGCGCGTGTCGAGAAACGTGTCACCCACCTTCTTCAACGAGAACGTCCCTTGAGCAAAGTGCGGACCCGCAGCAAATGGCTTCGCATGCGCGCTCACTTGCGGTGCCGGATCCATCGGCAACGAATAAATCTGCCATCCGCGTAGCGGCTCTCCATCGAGAAGCGCGTCGTGGATGCCCTTCGTCTCATCGCGCATCCGCTTCGTTGAGTTCAGCCTGCCCATGTTCTCCACCAGAATGTCGAGCTGGGCTCCAACGGTCGCGCTAATCGTCATCTCGTCCTGGTGATAGTGACGG
This genomic interval from Acidobacteriaceae bacterium contains the following:
- a CDS encoding PfkB family carbohydrate kinase, with the protein product MNYPKSLDLVGVGLNATDTLIRLSEFPQRGSKLEYDAESLMPGGQVASTVVACQTWGLRTRYVGKLGDDDASRLHGREFDRTGVEAKLINVKGAASPKSLIMVDPEGERTVLCRRDERLILQPEELRRDWITDARALHVDGHDTAAAIQAASWAREAGLAVIADLDEIYPGVDALIEKIDYLIVSRDFPARLTGERNLVKALREIQARYGCQLTAATLGPGGVLAWNGESVHYAPAYRVPVVDTTGAGDIFHAGFIFALLHGWPLERQLDFACAAAAMNCMAEGARGGISSVDSILNFMQTTPHYDESVEQVLQTELSF
- a CDS encoding GRP family sugar transporter; this encodes MPTQIDTSSSRFAGSTHVLGVLCGLTAGVWLGAAEAPTKLVHAGFSPFAISLCMVTGVFTARWTFPTLLKGTSYVFRDLMCRAHLLIWAILAGALWAVANTLTVFAIRDVGLSIAFPMWNTNSLVGLLWGRVLFRELDGADGRTIAKVVTGAACIVVAAIMLGFSTVHGGSSTGHNAVGGILAAFGASLMWGTMYVPYRKAYLSGMNPLSFVTAFTVGELVTMLLLTWTLDGGRHSSAFQIVHSGQVLFWLFLGGFVWVIGDMFQQFAAKYLGIGRGIPLSNTNQLWGLAWGALVFGELAGADHLHKLLVLGGSLIMIVGALFISTAKASAGEHSSRNDALERECNRYGLNYNEVLVAQSGDEFGHGPDRRRWWDYAIVISATAIFIWLACRASIPPLAMNLHWIAVLAVILIASLIGCGYRLYTQTRFS
- a CDS encoding CehA/McbA family metallohydrolase, which encodes MFVSSRFLTKQAWLLALGFPLAWHQARVATAQSVSSTDLSKPDITLHGVVLGSQNHSYIEVPFHVPSGVHRVTITFSYTGREQKTALDLGLEDPSELRCWSGGNKSTLTVGLADATPSCLPGPIPAGEWNILIGVPNIRAHVTAHYTATVFLSRSGLVSDEPAILREPLRSGPAWYRGDLHMHTAHSDGHCPNQSGQMVPCPVFMTVEAAERRGLDFIAITDHNAMSQYDAMRELQPYFNNVLLIPGREITTFQGHINFLGTTDFLDFRVGSKAVPTLDVLLQNAQRLGALLSINHPNAPGGEICMGCRWTPESPVQMHYFTGIEAVNGGGEDPAESGIPFWQEQLNLGHRLTAIGGSDNHQPLLPPDATNAVGHPTTVVYARDLSTPAILEGIRSGRVFIDVAGTRNRMLDMSGHTSSASAVMGGLLDAKAGEQIAVDVRIDGCDGDSAQLVEGGGTSAPAQTIHGDHASLHWTVTAGSSRSWFLLEVHDASGQVALVGNPIYVNWVTAGNAR
- a CDS encoding inositol oxygenase family protein, which codes for MSTATQLDSAKQNPLSADMEEWDEFLEGRYKEGKSQEEFRQYDATANPGVAEFYRLNHTFQTHEYVLAKEKEYFGLTRGQKSIWEAAEYLNTLVDDSDPDTDLTQLEHLLQTSEAIRRDGHPRWMVATGFVHDLGKCLCLYGEPQWGVVGDTFPTGCAYSEAVVFPEYFRDNPDYNNPAYQTKYGIYEPNCGLDNVKLSFGHDGYIYEVMKSYLPMEALYMLRYHSFYAWHRHGAYDYLCNEQDRAMLPWVLKFNPYDLYSKGHTKPNLQELKPYYDELFAEFFPNKIAW